Proteins from a genomic interval of Rhodococcus rhodochrous:
- a CDS encoding AurF N-oxygenase family protein, giving the protein MTASLTRETSKGFIPGVALSDREETAGRLLASSARKSYDPVVEVDWEAPVPDDKFGMTPEWSTLYGTALWDELTDEQRIELTKHEAASVSSVGLWFEILLMQMLLRDVYDRDKHSRHVQFALTEVADECRHSVMFARAGERLNMPGYGPARYIHQLGRLWGHFFKGANAYASVMAAEEILDMMQRDFMRDERVQPVTRAVSKIHVLEEARHIRFAREEVARRLAGASRARLAIERFNTALVVFFVVKSMIHPDVYANAGLDRERALREAKGNKHYHDRVRKSGAKLMTFLDNVGLIGGPSKILYKKVHLL; this is encoded by the coding sequence ATGACCGCATCGCTCACCCGCGAGACCAGCAAGGGCTTCATCCCCGGCGTCGCACTGTCCGATCGCGAAGAAACCGCCGGACGACTGCTCGCCTCGTCCGCACGCAAGTCGTACGACCCGGTCGTCGAGGTGGACTGGGAAGCCCCCGTCCCCGACGACAAGTTCGGTATGACCCCCGAATGGAGCACGCTCTACGGCACCGCGCTGTGGGACGAGCTCACCGACGAACAGCGCATCGAGCTGACCAAGCACGAGGCCGCGAGCGTTTCGAGCGTCGGCCTGTGGTTCGAGATCCTGCTCATGCAGATGCTTCTGCGCGACGTCTACGACCGCGACAAGCATTCGCGTCACGTCCAGTTCGCCCTCACCGAGGTCGCCGACGAGTGCCGCCACTCGGTGATGTTCGCGCGCGCCGGCGAACGGCTGAACATGCCGGGCTACGGTCCGGCCCGCTACATCCACCAGCTCGGTCGCCTGTGGGGCCATTTCTTCAAGGGCGCCAACGCCTATGCATCGGTCATGGCTGCCGAGGAGATCCTCGACATGATGCAGCGCGACTTCATGCGCGACGAGCGGGTCCAGCCTGTCACCCGCGCGGTGTCGAAGATCCACGTCCTCGAGGAGGCGCGCCACATCCGCTTCGCCCGCGAGGAGGTCGCACGCCGACTCGCCGGTGCGAGCCGCGCACGACTGGCGATAGAGCGCTTCAACACCGCGCTCGTGGTCTTCTTCGTCGTCAAGAGCATGATCCACCCCGACGTCTACGCCAATGCAGGCCTCGACCGCGAGCGCGCTCTGCGAGAGGCGAAGGGCAACAAGCACTATCACGATCGCGTGCGCAAGTCCGGCGCGAAGCTGATGACCTTCCTCGACAACGTCGGCCTCATCGGCGGACCGTCGAAGATCCTCTACAAGAAGGTCCACCTGCTCTGA
- a CDS encoding IclR family transcriptional regulator, with the protein MEVQLTAVDSALEPVGTSSKRELPPSMVDRMTLILEAFDSRGALTLEEVTCRSGLPRSTVHRILDHLVRRDWIEHASFGYCLGPRALGLGGSDTGHRRIREAAAPHLHDLAMQTGAVVHLTVLEGNEVLYLDKVGGQLASSVPSRVGGRFPAYATAAGKSILAWLEPERIDALYGKALVPCTERTIRDHVALHQELNRIRKRRGVAFEREEAARGIGCVGVALRGVDGPVAALSLAADARSTRLEWVAPIVADTARKITRTLFPEQERDDSLQAAEKVG; encoded by the coding sequence ATGGAGGTGCAGTTGACCGCCGTCGACTCCGCGCTCGAGCCCGTCGGAACCTCGTCGAAGCGAGAACTTCCACCATCGATGGTCGATCGGATGACTCTCATCCTGGAGGCCTTCGACAGCCGCGGCGCCCTCACTCTCGAAGAGGTCACCTGTCGCTCAGGGTTGCCCCGTTCGACCGTGCACCGCATCCTCGACCACCTCGTGCGTCGCGACTGGATCGAGCACGCATCCTTCGGTTACTGCCTCGGCCCGCGTGCCCTCGGCCTCGGTGGCAGCGACACCGGTCACCGCCGTATCCGGGAGGCCGCTGCGCCGCATCTCCACGACCTGGCGATGCAGACCGGTGCCGTCGTCCACCTGACAGTCCTCGAGGGCAACGAGGTGCTCTACCTCGACAAGGTCGGTGGGCAGCTCGCGTCGAGCGTGCCCTCGCGGGTAGGCGGGCGGTTCCCCGCCTACGCCACCGCGGCCGGCAAGTCCATCCTCGCGTGGCTCGAACCCGAACGCATCGACGCGCTGTACGGCAAGGCGCTCGTGCCGTGCACCGAGCGCACCATCCGCGATCACGTCGCACTGCACCAGGAGCTCAACCGCATCCGCAAGCGTCGTGGCGTCGCATTCGAACGTGAGGAGGCCGCGCGGGGCATCGGATGCGTGGGTGTCGCGCTCCGCGGCGTCGACGGCCCGGTTGCCGCCCTGTCGCTGGCAGCGGACGCCCGTTCGACCCGCCTGGAGTGGGTGGCGCCGATCGTCGCCGATACCGCTCGGAAGATCACGCGCACGCTGTTCCCCGAGCAGGAGCGCGACGACAGCCTGCAGGCCGCCGAGAAGGTGGGCTGA
- a CDS encoding bifunctional o-acetylhomoserine/o-acetylserine sulfhydrylase, giving the protein MSDTPEATDPSANWSFETKQIHVGQPAGGDTKARALPIYQTTSYTFDSTDHAAALFGLAEPGNIYTRIMNPTQDAVEQRIAALEGGVAALLLASGQAAETFAILNLAQAGDHIVSSPYLYGGTYNLFHYTLPKLGIEVTFVQDPDDLDQWREAVRDNTRAFFGETIANPKNHILDLPGISGVAHENGLPLIVDNTVATPYLLRPLEHGADIVVHSATKYLGGHGTAIAGVIVDGGTFDWTQGRHAGFTTPDPSYHGVVFADLGAPAYALKARVQLLRDMGAAVSPFNAFLISQGLETLSLRIERHVENAQKVAEFLEGRPEVTSVAYAGLKSSPWYDRAQQLTPRGAGAIVVFELSGGIDAGKRFVNALTLHSHVANIGDVRSLVIHPASTTHSQLTGEEQIAAGVTPGLVRLAVGIENIDDILADITTGLEAAGS; this is encoded by the coding sequence ATGAGCGACACCCCTGAAGCAACCGATCCCAGCGCAAACTGGAGCTTCGAGACCAAGCAGATCCACGTGGGCCAGCCCGCCGGCGGCGACACGAAGGCCCGGGCACTGCCCATCTACCAGACCACCAGCTACACCTTCGACAGCACCGATCACGCCGCGGCGCTGTTCGGTCTCGCCGAGCCGGGCAACATCTACACCCGCATCATGAACCCGACGCAGGACGCGGTCGAGCAGCGCATCGCCGCCCTCGAAGGTGGCGTCGCCGCCCTCCTGCTCGCGTCCGGACAGGCCGCCGAGACCTTCGCGATCCTCAACCTGGCGCAGGCCGGCGACCACATCGTGTCGAGCCCGTATCTCTACGGCGGCACGTACAACCTGTTCCACTACACACTGCCCAAGCTCGGCATCGAGGTCACCTTCGTCCAGGATCCCGACGACCTCGACCAGTGGCGCGAGGCCGTCCGCGACAACACCCGCGCGTTCTTCGGCGAGACGATCGCCAACCCGAAGAACCACATCCTCGACCTGCCCGGCATCTCGGGTGTCGCCCACGAGAACGGGCTGCCGCTGATCGTCGACAACACGGTCGCCACCCCCTACCTGCTCCGCCCGCTCGAGCACGGTGCCGACATCGTCGTGCACTCGGCCACCAAGTACCTCGGCGGCCACGGCACGGCCATCGCCGGTGTCATCGTCGACGGCGGCACGTTCGACTGGACGCAGGGTCGCCACGCCGGTTTCACGACCCCCGACCCGAGCTACCACGGTGTCGTCTTCGCCGACCTCGGAGCTCCGGCCTACGCACTCAAGGCACGCGTGCAGCTGCTGCGCGACATGGGCGCAGCGGTCTCCCCGTTCAACGCCTTCCTCATCTCGCAGGGTCTCGAGACTCTGAGTCTGCGCATCGAGCGGCACGTGGAGAACGCACAGAAGGTCGCCGAGTTCCTCGAGGGACGCCCGGAGGTCACCTCCGTCGCCTACGCCGGCCTGAAGTCCTCGCCGTGGTACGACCGCGCCCAGCAGCTCACCCCGCGCGGCGCCGGTGCGATCGTGGTGTTCGAGCTCTCCGGCGGCATCGACGCCGGCAAGCGCTTCGTCAACGCGCTGACCCTGCACAGCCACGTCGCGAACATCGGCGACGTCCGTTCGCTGGTCATCCACCCCGCGTCGACGACCCACTCGCAGCTCACCGGCGAGGAGCAGATCGCCGCGGGTGTCACCCCGGGTCTCGTGCGACTCGCCGTGGGCATCGAGAACATCGACGACATCCTCGCCGACATCACCACCGGCCTCGAGGCTGCGGGCAGCTGA
- a CDS encoding IS630 family transposase produces MRVAPLVLHDGDRDELAALVRSKAVRADVARRARMMLLAADGESNTQIAHTVGVSRPTVTLWRSRYEQAGIAGLVDVHRSGRPRSVDHAKVVAATLAPPPKKYGVTHWSSRLLGKHLGIDNTTVAAAWREYGVKPWRSETFKFSTDPELVAKVTDVVGLYLAPPENAIVLCVDEKSQIQALDRTAPMLPMRIGSVEKRTHDYVRHGTSTLFAALDIATGKVTGLCRPRHRHQEFLTFLRHLDRAYPEQDLHLVMDNYATHKKAEIRAWLAEHPRFHVHFTPTSASWMNLVEVWFGIIERQAIHRGTFGSVKELNAKIRAFITGWNTRCAPFVWTKTADQILAKADRQDTSTTDH; encoded by the coding sequence ATGCGAGTTGCTCCTTTGGTGTTGCATGACGGGGATCGAGACGAGCTGGCTGCGTTGGTCCGCTCCAAGGCCGTCCGTGCGGACGTGGCACGGCGAGCACGGATGATGCTGCTTGCGGCCGACGGCGAGTCCAACACGCAGATCGCGCACACGGTCGGGGTGTCGCGGCCGACGGTGACTCTGTGGCGCAGTCGGTACGAGCAGGCGGGGATCGCTGGCCTGGTCGACGTGCACCGCTCGGGTCGGCCCCGCAGTGTTGATCACGCGAAGGTCGTCGCCGCGACGCTCGCGCCGCCGCCGAAGAAGTACGGGGTCACGCATTGGAGCAGTCGATTGCTCGGGAAGCATCTCGGTATCGACAACACCACGGTGGCCGCGGCGTGGCGTGAGTACGGTGTCAAGCCTTGGCGCAGTGAAACATTCAAGTTCTCTACCGACCCGGAACTGGTCGCCAAGGTCACCGACGTCGTCGGTTTGTATCTCGCCCCGCCGGAGAACGCGATTGTGTTGTGTGTGGATGAGAAGTCGCAGATCCAGGCGCTGGACCGGACCGCGCCGATGCTGCCGATGCGGATCGGTTCGGTCGAGAAACGCACCCACGACTACGTTCGGCACGGCACGTCGACGTTGTTCGCAGCTCTCGACATCGCTACCGGCAAGGTCACCGGACTGTGTCGACCCCGGCATCGTCATCAAGAGTTCCTCACCTTTCTTCGGCATCTCGACCGGGCATATCCGGAACAAGATCTGCATTTGGTGATGGACAACTACGCCACCCACAAGAAGGCCGAAATCCGAGCCTGGCTGGCCGAACATCCTCGATTCCATGTGCATTTCACCCCGACCTCCGCGTCGTGGATGAACCTGGTCGAGGTGTGGTTCGGCATCATCGAACGGCAAGCTATTCATCGCGGCACCTTCGGCAGTGTCAAGGAACTGAACGCCAAGATCCGTGCGTTCATCACTGGCTGGAACACCCGATGCGCTCCGTTCGTGTGGACCAAGACAGCCGACCAGATCCTGGCCAAGGCTGATCGGCAAGACACTTCAACCACGGACCACTAG
- a CDS encoding ABC transporter ATP-binding protein, with protein sequence MSVEPLLELSGVRAGYGAIEVLHSVDLVLEPGAVVALLGPNGGGKTTTLRVCSGIHPVSSGEFRLAGRVVNGVSAAELARLGVCSIPEGRGIFPNLTVRENLWIGTGTGVPLADLEEVAYTRFPVLGERRSQLAGSMSGGEQQMLALSRALGTHPTVLLLDELSMGLAPRIVSQIYEIVGELAAEGVSILVAEQFARAVLPIATSAALMLQGRVVRTGDPAEIEEELSTTYLVRRGKSSFAVRFEILRHASCSFGVA encoded by the coding sequence ATGAGCGTCGAACCGTTGCTCGAACTATCGGGTGTCCGGGCCGGATACGGCGCGATCGAGGTGCTGCACAGCGTGGACCTCGTACTCGAACCGGGCGCGGTGGTCGCCCTGCTCGGGCCCAACGGCGGAGGTAAGACGACGACCCTGCGCGTGTGCTCGGGGATCCATCCGGTCTCGTCGGGTGAGTTCCGGCTGGCCGGCCGGGTCGTCAACGGTGTGTCCGCAGCGGAACTCGCACGTCTGGGGGTGTGCTCGATTCCCGAGGGGCGCGGCATCTTCCCCAACCTCACCGTCCGCGAGAACCTGTGGATCGGAACCGGCACCGGTGTTCCTCTCGCCGACCTCGAAGAGGTGGCGTACACGCGATTCCCCGTTCTCGGTGAGCGTCGATCGCAGCTGGCCGGTTCGATGTCCGGCGGCGAACAGCAGATGCTTGCGCTGTCGCGGGCGCTCGGTACCCATCCCACGGTGCTGTTGCTCGACGAACTGTCGATGGGCCTGGCACCGCGCATCGTCTCCCAGATCTACGAGATCGTCGGCGAACTCGCCGCCGAGGGCGTGTCGATTCTCGTAGCCGAACAGTTCGCGCGAGCGGTGCTCCCGATCGCCACCAGTGCCGCGCTGATGTTGCAGGGCCGGGTGGTGCGCACCGGCGATCCGGCCGAGATCGAAGAAGAACTTTCCACCACCTATCTAGTGCGGCGTGGGAAAAGTAGTTTTGCGGTCAGGTTTGAGATACTGCGGCATGCGAGTTGCTCCTTTGGTGTTGCATGA
- a CDS encoding ABC transporter ATP-binding protein gives MAEAPILETRGITVRFGGHVAVKDVSLGIEPGTVTGLIGPNGAGKTTLFNTITGLQRPTAGKVFLDGRDITSLPPYKRARMGMARTFQRLELFVSLSVRDNLRVAGDIHNANGRNKIDVDEEVDRLLELTGLADIASTDVSDVPTGRARVVEVARALMTSPRVLLLDEPASGQTEQETEAFATLLGDLAKDGLAICLVEHDIPLVMKICSRIHVLDYGAVLASGVPDEIKNDPAVINAYIGTEEEAV, from the coding sequence ATGGCTGAGGCACCCATTCTGGAAACACGCGGAATCACAGTCCGATTCGGCGGACACGTCGCGGTCAAGGACGTGAGTCTCGGAATCGAACCGGGAACGGTGACGGGCCTGATCGGACCCAACGGGGCCGGGAAGACGACCCTGTTCAACACGATCACCGGCCTGCAACGGCCGACGGCAGGCAAGGTCTTCCTCGATGGTCGTGACATCACGTCGCTACCGCCCTACAAGCGGGCCCGCATGGGTATGGCGCGCACGTTCCAGCGTCTCGAGTTGTTCGTGTCGCTGTCCGTGCGCGACAACCTCCGAGTGGCCGGAGACATCCACAATGCCAACGGACGCAACAAGATCGACGTGGACGAAGAAGTCGACCGGCTCCTCGAACTGACCGGCCTGGCCGATATCGCGAGCACCGACGTCTCGGACGTACCCACCGGACGTGCCCGCGTCGTGGAGGTCGCCCGCGCGTTGATGACGTCTCCGCGCGTGCTGCTGCTCGACGAGCCCGCGTCCGGGCAGACCGAGCAGGAGACCGAGGCCTTCGCCACGCTGCTCGGTGACCTGGCGAAGGACGGCCTCGCGATATGCCTCGTCGAGCACGACATCCCGCTGGTGATGAAGATCTGTTCGCGGATCCACGTGCTCGACTACGGAGCGGTGCTGGCAAGTGGTGTTCCGGACGAGATCAAGAACGATCCGGCAGTGATCAACGCCTACATCGGCACCGAGGAGGAAGCGGTATGA
- a CDS encoding ABC transporter permease: MDTFLTFTIVGLVLGSVYAIAASGLVLTYNTSGIFNFAHGAQAMLGAFAYWQLRYGWGLPTPVALLLVLGVLGPMTGLLLYVVIMRGMRDTAEVTKIVVTVSILLGMVSVSHWFWHPETARTMTMFFGDQARIDLFGVTIRYHELICLAAAVLIAAGLRIMFVRTRVGVAMRGVVDDPDLLRLNGHDPDRLAALSWMMGSTLAVLAGVLVTPINGGTLEANMLTLLVIDAFAAAMFGRLRSIPRTFAGALFLGLAATYVLAYFPTAWTWTSNLRVSLPMIALFVVLVVLPQDRLRGAVTRTRERYHVPSVRKAIAWAVALVVIVYAIRLLMVTSAVTTLTIGMTFAIIALSLTLLTGYAGEMNLAPVSFGAITTIVAFHFGISGSGLAAHLNLWGVALGVAVTAVIGGLIALPALRLRGLYLALATMAFGVFLSNMVLRDTTQHELFGIRFSLFTDGNIAIPPLKIGPLDLRNETTFLMTVTVIFAVLGVGIIALRNSGYGRRLAAMKDSPAAASMLGQSLVRLKLGVFTLSAGIAGLGGLFMSSAMGSVSNESFSIMVSLSLLMLTVVAGIGYVSGALFGGLMSGIGFAVIMVSFSDLAAGQPELAGMWTFLGHVAAVSPALIGIGVAANPSGTVHQMVEGYRHLKNAKPVLVGGAAVVLVSYLLALVGVLDNWWFASITIATVFMLPVMGQWLMPEAVLGAEEAQRRAPLVPERVGIDEPYNEQARDEIDRELGIDELLAARAAGSEKELIPHG, encoded by the coding sequence ATGGACACCTTTCTGACCTTCACGATCGTGGGGTTGGTGCTCGGATCGGTTTACGCGATCGCTGCATCGGGCCTCGTTCTCACCTACAACACGTCCGGCATCTTCAACTTCGCGCACGGTGCACAGGCGATGCTCGGGGCGTTCGCCTACTGGCAACTGCGCTACGGCTGGGGGCTGCCCACACCCGTCGCGTTGCTTCTCGTCCTCGGCGTCCTCGGCCCGATGACGGGCCTGCTGCTCTACGTCGTGATCATGCGCGGGATGCGTGACACCGCCGAGGTCACCAAGATCGTCGTCACCGTGTCGATCCTGCTCGGCATGGTCTCGGTGTCGCACTGGTTCTGGCATCCCGAGACCGCACGCACCATGACGATGTTCTTCGGCGACCAGGCGAGAATCGACCTCTTCGGCGTCACCATCCGCTACCACGAATTGATCTGTCTCGCCGCCGCAGTGCTCATCGCCGCGGGATTGCGAATCATGTTCGTGCGCACCCGCGTCGGAGTGGCGATGCGAGGTGTGGTCGACGACCCCGATCTGCTGCGCCTGAACGGGCACGACCCCGACCGGCTCGCCGCGCTGTCCTGGATGATGGGTTCGACCCTCGCGGTGCTGGCAGGTGTCCTCGTGACACCGATCAACGGTGGCACCCTCGAAGCGAACATGCTGACCCTGCTCGTCATCGACGCGTTCGCGGCGGCGATGTTCGGCCGGCTGCGCAGCATTCCGCGTACCTTCGCCGGTGCCCTGTTCCTCGGCCTGGCAGCCACATACGTGCTCGCCTACTTCCCGACCGCGTGGACGTGGACGTCGAATCTGCGGGTGTCCCTGCCGATGATCGCGCTGTTCGTGGTTCTCGTCGTACTACCGCAGGATCGGTTGCGCGGTGCCGTCACCCGTACCCGGGAGCGCTACCACGTGCCGTCGGTGCGCAAGGCGATCGCCTGGGCGGTCGCGCTCGTCGTCATCGTCTATGCCATCCGCCTGCTCATGGTGACTTCGGCGGTCACGACCCTCACGATCGGCATGACCTTCGCGATCATCGCGTTGTCGCTGACCCTGCTGACCGGATACGCGGGCGAGATGAACCTCGCGCCGGTATCTTTCGGTGCCATCACGACGATCGTGGCCTTCCACTTCGGTATCTCCGGGAGCGGACTGGCCGCCCACCTGAACCTGTGGGGCGTGGCGCTCGGTGTCGCCGTCACGGCCGTGATCGGTGGACTCATCGCGCTGCCGGCCCTGCGGTTGCGCGGCCTCTATCTCGCCCTGGCCACGATGGCGTTCGGTGTGTTCCTGTCGAACATGGTGCTGCGCGACACCACCCAGCACGAACTGTTCGGTATCAGATTCTCGCTGTTCACCGACGGCAACATCGCGATCCCGCCGTTGAAGATCGGGCCGCTGGACCTGCGGAACGAGACGACCTTCCTCATGACGGTGACGGTGATCTTCGCTGTTCTCGGCGTGGGCATCATCGCCCTGCGCAACAGCGGCTACGGGCGCCGGCTCGCCGCGATGAAGGACAGTCCCGCAGCGGCGTCGATGCTCGGCCAGAGCCTGGTGCGGCTCAAGCTCGGGGTCTTCACCCTGTCGGCGGGCATCGCCGGCCTGGGCGGGCTGTTCATGTCGAGTGCGATGGGCTCGGTGTCGAACGAGAGCTTCTCGATCATGGTGAGCCTGTCGCTGCTGATGCTCACCGTCGTGGCCGGTATCGGTTACGTCTCCGGTGCGCTGTTCGGTGGTCTGATGTCGGGTATCGGCTTCGCCGTCATCATGGTTTCGTTCTCCGACCTCGCTGCGGGACAGCCGGAACTGGCCGGAATGTGGACCTTCCTCGGTCACGTCGCCGCAGTGAGCCCCGCGCTCATCGGTATCGGCGTCGCGGCCAACCCGAGCGGGACCGTCCACCAGATGGTGGAGGGCTACCGTCACCTGAAGAACGCGAAGCCCGTGCTGGTCGGGGGAGCCGCGGTGGTCCTCGTGTCGTACCTGCTCGCGCTCGTCGGCGTGCTCGACAACTGGTGGTTCGCATCGATCACCATCGCGACGGTGTTCATGCTCCCGGTCATGGGGCAGTGGCTGATGCCCGAGGCGGTGCTCGGCGCGGAGGAAGCACAACGTCGCGCGCCGCTGGTTCCCGAGCGGGTCGGAATCGACGAGCCCTACAACGAGCAAGCACGGGACGAGATCGACCGTGAACTCGGAATCGACGAACTTCTGGCCGCACGTGCCGCCGGATCGGAGAAGGAACTGATTCCTCATGGCTGA
- a CDS encoding ABC transporter substrate-binding protein, whose translation MAGLFAVVVATSACASDRGADPSAGALAPAAAAAAAAAPTAEESFGTLASPCGPGDAAGSTDQGVSDTEIRIGYGDDRGYSKSPGLNKEIGDAVSAMIDWCNAQGGINGRTIVGTHYDAAMTQANAVMQNACASEFMMVGHGFAMDQTSEQTRVACNLAAVPAFTVSPDAANGPMTYQGVPFPVDYANGSQWFQIAEMYPDLVGEFDVIDSTMPTIISASTKIRSIAEAAGFTLKNCGVTLNYEGESSYAPFAEKFKQCGVKGLWTSRSPVPAEFNFVKALDQAGIDPILLGEATWYGNAAQAWNGESGLLDNLHAGMTFQMIENADAVPAVKKYVELVTEQGGKTALLGMQATSSFLLWATAADACGSDLSRQCVIDELSRINEWDGGGLHAVTDPGNNMPATCGLVVKLTGAEYTQAFPAQAGTFECDDRYRVATDPSTWGTELGPDRIATKYLNPNIIRPTV comes from the coding sequence ATGGCGGGTCTGTTCGCCGTCGTAGTGGCGACGTCCGCTTGTGCGTCGGACCGTGGCGCCGACCCGTCGGCGGGCGCCCTCGCTCCGGCGGCAGCCGCCGCAGCTGCGGCGGCTCCCACGGCCGAGGAATCGTTCGGAACCCTCGCATCTCCGTGCGGGCCGGGTGATGCGGCAGGAAGCACCGACCAGGGGGTCTCGGATACCGAGATCCGCATCGGATACGGCGACGACCGGGGCTACTCGAAGAGTCCCGGACTCAACAAGGAGATCGGTGACGCCGTCTCCGCGATGATCGACTGGTGCAACGCCCAGGGTGGCATCAACGGCCGCACCATCGTCGGTACCCACTACGACGCTGCGATGACGCAGGCCAACGCCGTGATGCAGAACGCGTGTGCGAGCGAGTTCATGATGGTCGGTCACGGCTTCGCCATGGACCAGACCTCCGAGCAGACCCGGGTCGCGTGCAATCTCGCCGCTGTCCCCGCCTTCACCGTGTCCCCCGACGCGGCCAACGGCCCGATGACCTACCAGGGCGTCCCGTTCCCGGTCGACTACGCGAACGGCTCCCAGTGGTTCCAGATCGCCGAGATGTACCCGGACCTGGTCGGCGAGTTCGACGTCATCGACAGCACGATGCCCACGATCATCTCGGCGAGCACCAAGATCCGGTCCATCGCCGAGGCCGCCGGCTTCACCCTGAAGAACTGCGGTGTCACGCTCAACTACGAGGGCGAGTCGAGCTACGCGCCCTTCGCCGAGAAGTTCAAGCAGTGCGGCGTCAAGGGCCTGTGGACTTCTCGCTCTCCGGTGCCGGCCGAATTCAACTTCGTGAAGGCACTCGACCAGGCCGGCATCGACCCGATCCTGCTCGGTGAGGCCACGTGGTACGGCAACGCCGCCCAGGCATGGAACGGGGAAAGCGGTCTGCTCGACAACCTCCACGCCGGCATGACCTTCCAGATGATCGAGAACGCCGATGCCGTACCGGCCGTGAAGAAGTACGTCGAGCTCGTCACCGAGCAGGGCGGCAAGACCGCGCTGCTCGGCATGCAGGCCACCTCTTCGTTCCTACTGTGGGCGACCGCTGCGGACGCCTGCGGATCGGACCTGTCCCGTCAGTGCGTCATCGATGAACTGTCCCGAATCAACGAGTGGGACGGAGGCGGACTGCACGCCGTCACAGATCCCGGGAACAACATGCCGGCGACCTGCGGGCTCGTCGTGAAGCTCACCGGCGCCGAATACACCCAGGCGTTTCCCGCGCAGGCCGGCACCTTCGAGTGCGACGACCGCTACCGCGTCGCAACCGATCCGAGCACGTGGGGCACCGAACTCGGACCCGACCGCATCGCGACGAAATACCTGAACCCGAACATCATCAGACCGACCGTCTGA